The bacterium genome includes a window with the following:
- a CDS encoding O-antigen ligase family protein, producing the protein MRINISPVIYIFIGIGLGTISVINIPPSYAIGIPIITLFFLIFFINPRFAILSLIFVMPPLNSTIEITRISLEGLTTINLVGGLNLFILIGGVFYIITNKIKVFKLPIGKSSLIFLIICLISVFISYDIMTGIKRWFTITSPFIIYVLITDLFKNRKYVGRLINITILSMIISCIVGYYQFLTNINMFDMTGNYRIAGTFKHPNLFGFYLTLVLPITMTLSFYYPKFSLEKLGFGIFSLMMILALFLTFSRGSWIGFGIVMLVISTLKYRKILIITSILLIALSSVILLRFQDMSAFMIRILLWEKGLNQFLHHPILGIGLGSFEVEAIQVVGMISHPHNEYIRFATETGILGLSGFLWMLINLIRDTVNTYRKTLEPYFKTVLLAIVAILISYLIMIMNESLYQYVGFMINFYALAAIPYVISNLETEEKNHRLLQN; encoded by the coding sequence ATGAGAATTAATATTTCCCCAGTTATCTATATTTTCATTGGGATTGGTTTGGGAACCATATCAGTAATTAACATACCACCTTCTTATGCTATTGGTATTCCTATCATAACATTGTTTTTTTTAATATTTTTTATAAATCCACGATTTGCTATTTTATCTCTAATTTTTGTAATGCCTCCTCTAAACAGTACTATTGAAATAACGCGGATATCTCTTGAAGGTTTAACTACTATAAATCTTGTGGGGGGACTTAACTTATTTATTTTAATAGGTGGAGTTTTTTATATTATAACGAATAAAATTAAAGTATTTAAACTACCAATTGGAAAGTCTTCTCTCATATTTTTAATTATTTGTCTAATTAGTGTATTTATTAGTTATGATATAATGACAGGGATAAAAAGATGGTTTACCATAACATCTCCATTTATAATATATGTTTTGATAACGGATCTTTTTAAAAATAGAAAGTATGTTGGTCGCTTGATTAATATTACTATACTTTCTATGATTATCTCGTGTATAGTCGGATATTATCAGTTTTTGACAAACATAAATATGTTTGATATGACCGGTAATTACCGGATTGCAGGTACCTTTAAACATCCAAATCTTTTTGGGTTTTATCTGACATTAGTCTTACCTATAACTATGACTTTATCTTTTTATTATCCTAAATTTAGTTTAGAAAAACTTGGATTTGGAATTTTCTCCTTAATGATGATTCTGGCTTTATTTTTAACATTCTCGAGAGGAAGTTGGATAGGTTTTGGGATAGTTATGTTAGTTATATCTACTTTGAAATATAGGAAGATATTGATAATTACATCTATATTGTTAATAGCTTTATCTTCCGTAATACTTTTACGATTTCAAGATATGAGTGCCTTTATGATACGTATTTTACTTTGGGAAAAGGGATTAAATCAGTTTCTTCATCATCCAATTTTAGGTATAGGATTGGGAAGTTTTGAGGTTGAGGCTATACAGGTAGTAGGTATGATTTCACATCCTCATAATGAATATATTAGATTTGCTACGGAAACAGGGATACTCGGATTAAGTGGTTTTTTATGGATGTTGATTAATTTAATAAGGGATACAGTTAATACTTATAGAAAAACTTTAGAGCCTTATTTCAAAACTGTTCTTCTCGCTATTGTTGCTATTTTAATTAGCTATTTAATAATGATTATGAACGAAAGTTTATATCAGTATGTTGGATTTATGATAAATTTTTATGCACTGGCTGCTATTCCGTATGTCATATCAAATCTCGAAACAGAGGAAAAAAATCATAGACTTCTGCAAAATTAA
- a CDS encoding class I SAM-dependent methyltransferase, with protein sequence MVEKGKEKFDGIEWLKRKGVYVGWKDWKERKIDLTAVKNMVVLNAGCGSGTESYHFHPFVKKIYTIDINEKDIREGKEKYKAENLFFEVGDIEQMPFKDSTFDIIYTRWVVEHLKSPRRFIDESYRILKEGGILMICTSNIKSSLGFSMIIPHSLKLKILKILHKCDDVEHYKCYYRANSIHKLDKLCKDKFKRIYLERFDGEITYCRNFKILTYLWFLKHKLTNNKLLNWTHAHFFVEYEKT encoded by the coding sequence ATGGTAGAAAAAGGGAAAGAAAAATTTGATGGAATCGAATGGCTAAAGAGAAAAGGAGTTTATGTAGGTTGGAAAGATTGGAAAGAGAGAAAAATAGACTTAACGGCAGTTAAAAATATGGTTGTCCTGAATGCTGGATGCGGTTCTGGAACAGAAAGCTATCATTTTCACCCATTTGTTAAAAAAATCTATACCATAGACATAAATGAAAAAGATATTAGAGAAGGAAAAGAAAAATACAAAGCTGAGAATCTCTTTTTTGAAGTAGGAGATATCGAACAGATGCCATTTAAAGATTCTACCTTTGATATCATATACACCCGTTGGGTTGTCGAACATCTCAAGTCCCCCCGTAGATTTATTGATGAATCTTATAGAATATTAAAAGAGGGAGGTATTTTGATGATATGTACTTCAAATATAAAGAGTAGTTTGGGATTCTCAATGATAATTCCTCATTCGCTGAAACTAAAAATTTTAAAGATATTACATAAATGTGATGATGTTGAACATTATAAATGTTATTATCGAGCAAATTCAATACACAAATTAGATAAGTTATGTAAAGATAAATTTAAAAGAATATATTTAGAGCGATTTGATGGGGAAATAACATATTGCAGAAATTTTAAAATTTTAACTTATTTGTGGTTTCTAAAACATAAACTGACAAACAATAAATTATTAAATTGGACCCATGCGCATTTTTTTGTGGAATATGAGAAAACATAG
- a CDS encoding glycosyltransferase family 39 protein, whose amino-acid sequence MIGFFLRIYHLGSQSLWLDEVVQINISEKPAATIIENIKASADNLPPFFHILLHYWLYFGKSEFAMRLLPSILGTASIYLFFLLGRLLFNKEIGLISALLISISSFHIWYSQEVRMYSLVILLSITSVIFFLKSIRENYYLAWSGYVLTTTLGLYTHPYIIFLIIFENSFMVLMWKKYQCVFKKLVLSQVVIGLFYLPWMFIYINLINNSAGFAQNIGIMVFPYTFFAFSVGFSVGPSIAELHLYHSISLCLPYLFELIPVTIIFGVIFIVGLQALVKDKEKAIFLLLHLGIPMLGSFLIVQHTNITYNVRYVCMSLPAYYLILASGISHVKRKGYRACFILLLILCSSFSLNNYYFNEKYAKEDYREVTKYIGTNAILNDVILITAPSLLVPFNYYYSGWLQRYSFMANQIFINSKISNKAKQELQKYRRVWLILGRLWESDPENLTKSYFDKNYRRIDSKKFSGLEVICYEKNIDLE is encoded by the coding sequence ATGATAGGATTTTTTTTACGAATTTACCACCTGGGAAGTCAAAGTCTATGGCTTGATGAAGTAGTCCAAATAAATATCTCAGAAAAACCTGCGGCTACAATAATTGAAAATATTAAAGCAAGTGCTGATAATCTTCCTCCTTTCTTTCATATTTTACTTCACTACTGGTTGTATTTTGGTAAAAGTGAATTTGCTATGAGATTACTACCATCTATATTGGGAACAGCAAGTATTTATCTGTTCTTTCTATTAGGAAGATTGCTATTTAATAAAGAAATTGGGTTAATTAGTGCCTTACTTATATCTATCTCTTCCTTTCATATTTGGTATTCCCAGGAAGTCAGGATGTATTCTTTAGTCATATTATTATCAATAACTTCAGTAATATTTTTCTTAAAATCTATTAGAGAAAATTATTATCTTGCCTGGTCAGGATATGTGTTAACAACTACCTTAGGGCTTTATACCCATCCATATATAATCTTTCTCATAATTTTTGAAAATTCATTTATGGTTTTAATGTGGAAAAAATATCAATGTGTCTTCAAGAAATTGGTACTATCTCAAGTCGTAATTGGTTTATTTTATTTACCGTGGATGTTTATCTATATAAACCTGATAAACAATTCGGCAGGGTTTGCCCAAAATATAGGTATTATGGTATTTCCATATACTTTTTTTGCTTTTAGTGTGGGATTTTCAGTAGGTCCATCGATAGCTGAATTACATCTGTATCATTCTATCTCTTTGTGTTTACCATATTTGTTTGAACTTATTCCTGTGACAATTATATTTGGAGTAATCTTTATCGTAGGTCTTCAAGCATTAGTAAAGGATAAAGAAAAAGCAATTTTTTTACTCCTACATCTGGGAATACCAATGTTAGGGTCGTTTTTAATCGTTCAACACACTAATATTACCTATAATGTAAGATATGTCTGTATGTCTTTACCTGCATATTATCTTATTTTAGCTAGTGGAATATCTCATGTTAAAAGGAAGGGATATCGGGCTTGCTTTATATTATTGCTCATTTTATGTAGTTCGTTCTCATTAAATAATTATTATTTTAATGAAAAATATGCGAAGGAAGATTATCGAGAGGTAACTAAATATATTGGGACAAATGCTATTTTAAATGATGTAATTTTAATCACTGCTCCTTCCCTGCTGGTGCCATTTAACTACTATTATTCAGGATGGTTACAGAGATATTCATTTATGGCCAATCAAATATTCATCAATTCTAAAATTTCTAACAAAGCTAAACAGGAACTTCAGAAATATAGGAGAGTATGGTTAATATTAGGGCGTTTATGGGAAAGTGACCCTGAAAATTTGACTAAAAGTTATTTTGACAAAAACTATCGGAGAATTGATAGTAAAAAGTTTTCAGGGCTTGAGGTAATTTGTTATGAAAAAAATATTGACCTGGAATGA
- a CDS encoding glycosyltransferase family 4 protein, whose amino-acid sequence MMKVLVIHDNCSIGGGANIYRKKLSELLEKEGVKTFVFTYASQEEDKETYYCYHPPGGIKFIRYIHKYLNLFISLRKWINKIKPDIIHIHHNYIFTNTILLACRNKVPIIQTVHDYRFICPIGTGVKKVKKEICSHYQGFGILCYLEGCISLRDFIRQFILKKINKYLLKKVVTLFIAPSMFMKNALKDYGLEALFIPFGIDYSKYEGISPAGQQYRVLFIGDLYRSKGVDILLKAFCRVSKIIPRARLDIVGDGPIKEELKNECQRLNLQNNVTFYGRMPDDETLKFYSKTNVVVLPSIVLENSPLIIYEAMAAARPIIGSRIGGIPELIIEEETGLLFTPGDTQELSEKILQTLTDKDKATKMGMAGRKKVESQFGQQKFLQEYLKIFNELVNEKS is encoded by the coding sequence ATGATGAAGGTTCTGGTCATACATGATAATTGTAGTATTGGTGGTGGAGCCAATATATATCGAAAAAAACTATCTGAGTTGTTAGAAAAAGAAGGGGTGAAGACATTTGTCTTTACTTATGCCAGTCAAGAAGAGGATAAAGAGACCTATTATTGTTATCATCCCCCTGGTGGAATAAAATTTATTCGATATATCCATAAATACCTTAATCTATTTATCAGTTTAAGAAAATGGATAAATAAGATAAAGCCGGATATTATCCACATTCATCATAATTACATTTTTACCAACACCATCCTCCTGGCGTGTCGAAATAAGGTCCCTATTATCCAGACAGTGCACGATTATAGATTTATCTGCCCCATTGGCACCGGCGTGAAGAAGGTAAAAAAAGAGATTTGTTCTCATTATCAAGGGTTTGGAATTTTGTGTTATCTTGAAGGATGTATTTCTTTAAGAGATTTCATCCGCCAATTTATACTGAAGAAAATTAATAAGTATCTATTAAAGAAGGTCGTAACTTTATTTATTGCTCCCTCTATGTTTATGAAGAATGCCCTGAAGGATTATGGATTAGAGGCGTTATTTATCCCTTTTGGCATAGATTATTCAAAATACGAGGGGATTTCTCCGGCTGGCCAACAATACAGAGTGCTTTTTATCGGCGACCTATATCGCAGTAAAGGAGTGGACATACTATTAAAGGCATTTTGCCGGGTCAGCAAGATTATCCCTAGGGCAAGATTAGATATAGTCGGCGATGGTCCGATAAAAGAAGAATTGAAAAATGAATGCCAAAGGCTAAATCTCCAGAATAATGTTACCTTTTATGGTCGTATGCCTGATGATGAGACGCTAAAGTTTTATTCTAAAACTAATGTTGTTGTGTTACCCTCTATTGTCCTTGAAAATAGCCCATTGATTATCTATGAGGCGATGGCAGCGGCAAGACCCATCATCGGAAGCAGAATCGGTGGCATTCCAGAATTAATCATTGAAGAAGAAACCGGGCTTTTATTTACCCCTGGTGATACACAAGAATTGAGTGAAAAGATATTGCAAACCTTGACGGATAAAGATAAGGCAACTAAAATGGGTATGGCTGGCAGGAAAAAGGTCGAATCACAATTCGGTCAACAAAAATTCCTACAAGAATATCTTAAAATATTTAATGAGTTGGTTAATGAAAAATCATAA
- a CDS encoding PIG-L family deacetylase yields MLNRILSRQIKNYLKTFLRPKNLIFCPEVVDKPEGNNIIVLSPHFDDDVIGCGGTLHKHILAQDKVAIIYFTDGREGDPSFEDKELLEKTRKQEAMNATKTLVIENLIFLDEPETRLKSTKPLINRLSEIFNQIKPNLVYLPWFLDNHIDHFELNRIFLDLSKEIQLDFNICAYECWTPLIPNIVVDIGDVIPKKQEALKSYQTQIRQVDYLSTILALNKYRSVTNLRGRSYSEAFLYLPVKDYLNLMDKL; encoded by the coding sequence ATGTTAAATAGAATACTTTCTCGGCAAATAAAAAATTACCTGAAAACATTTTTAAGACCCAAAAATCTGATATTTTGTCCCGAAGTGGTTGATAAACCTGAAGGGAATAATATCATAGTTTTATCTCCGCACTTTGATGATGATGTCATTGGCTGTGGGGGAACTTTGCATAAACATATTCTTGCTCAGGATAAAGTAGCGATTATCTATTTTACTGATGGTCGAGAAGGAGACCCATCCTTTGAGGATAAAGAGTTATTGGAAAAGACAAGAAAACAAGAGGCAATGAATGCCACAAAGACTTTAGTGATTGAAAATTTGATATTTTTAGATGAGCCGGAAACAAGATTAAAATCAACCAAACCCTTAATTAATAGATTATCTGAGATATTTAACCAGATAAAACCAAATTTAGTCTATTTACCCTGGTTTCTGGATAACCATATTGACCACTTTGAGTTAAACAGGATATTTTTAGACCTATCTAAAGAGATTCAATTGGACTTCAATATCTGTGCTTATGAATGCTGGACTCCTTTAATCCCCAATATTGTAGTCGATATTGGAGATGTCATTCCCAAAAAACAGGAGGCACTAAAATCCTACCAGACTCAAATTAGACAGGTAGATTATCTTAGCACGATTTTAGCCTTGAATAAATATCGCTCGGTGACCAATTTACGAGGCAGGAGTTATAGCGAGGCGTTTTTATATCTACCCGTTAAAGATTACTTGAATTTAATGGATAAATTATGA
- a CDS encoding glycosyltransferase family 4 protein, with amino-acid sequence MKKALIITEIDYKKAPNDRVQHLIEYLSHKFEEVTVVYRKRNATNSLKALFLLQITTFQEKNIRFIEIDPLLNYSLGLVGSFTGYNLTNRSSIKSAFIKVFCFFSFIKDIFLVLSLIVSIPFKIKDKFDVCIYQNPWEGTISLLLKRLGRVKFIVYDNIDYLPVLTKFRTFYTKWVDKYLLNKTDLIICVSKKLYQLRKLQTKKEVYIVPNGVNHTLFKPAQNKILHPPTLIYTGNVTHWSGLDLVIHSLAEIKKEIQNIRLLIVGASFPATYGEGLKEISPRLNLEENVVFVGVKGYAELPVFLKEADIGLAFFQPVPLRQYAFPLKVVEYMSAGLPVIGTKDTETEEIINEYKCGQAIEFTKEAFVESICSLLTDKDKYDYLSSNAKKYSPQFDWNNVLEKEYLLIKNLHLTKITM; translated from the coding sequence ATGAAAAAAGCATTGATAATCACGGAAATAGATTATAAAAAAGCACCTAATGATAGAGTTCAACACCTGATTGAATATCTCTCGCATAAATTTGAAGAGGTAACCGTAGTTTATCGCAAAAGAAATGCGACCAATTCCCTTAAAGCCCTTTTCCTTTTACAAATAACTACATTTCAAGAAAAAAATATCAGATTTATCGAGATAGACCCTTTATTAAATTATAGCCTGGGACTTGTGGGTAGTTTTACTGGTTATAATTTAACAAATCGGTCTTCTATTAAATCCGCTTTTATAAAAGTTTTCTGTTTTTTTTCTTTTATAAAAGATATTTTTCTTGTTTTATCCCTGATTGTGAGTATTCCTTTTAAGATTAAAGATAAATTTGATGTCTGTATTTATCAAAATCCCTGGGAAGGGACAATTAGTCTTTTATTGAAAAGATTAGGCAGGGTTAAATTTATAGTTTATGATAATATAGATTATTTGCCTGTGTTGACAAAATTTCGCACATTTTACACTAAATGGGTAGATAAATATCTTTTAAATAAGACAGATTTAATTATTTGTGTCAGTAAAAAATTATACCAATTGCGGAAATTACAGACGAAAAAAGAGGTATATATTGTCCCTAATGGAGTTAACCACACCTTATTTAAACCAGCACAAAACAAAATTCTACATCCTCCGACATTAATCTATACAGGTAATGTAACACATTGGAGTGGATTAGATTTGGTTATTCATAGTTTAGCCGAGATTAAGAAGGAAATCCAAAATATCAGGCTTCTCATTGTGGGCGCTTCCTTTCCGGCTACCTATGGTGAAGGATTAAAAGAAATTAGTCCCAGACTTAATCTTGAGGAAAATGTTGTCTTTGTTGGCGTAAAGGGATATGCAGAATTACCAGTATTTTTAAAGGAGGCAGACATAGGTTTAGCCTTTTTTCAACCAGTGCCTTTGCGGCAATATGCCTTCCCACTTAAAGTTGTAGAATATATGTCCGCTGGACTACCAGTTATAGGAACAAAAGACACGGAAACTGAGGAGATTATTAATGAGTATAAATGTGGTCAGGCGATTGAATTCACCAAAGAGGCATTTGTGGAATCTATCTGTTCATTACTTACGGATAAAGATAAATACGACTATCTCTCCTCAAATGCAAAAAAATATAGTCCCCAATTTGATTGGAATAATGTTCTTGAAAAAGAATACTTATTAATCAAAAATCTCCACTTGACAAAAATAACAATGTAA
- a CDS encoding electron transfer flavoprotein subunit beta/FixA family protein has protein sequence MKIIVCIKQVPETSAVRIDPNTHTLIREGVKSIINPFDMNAIETALQLKEKYSGEVVAISMGPPQAEEALREAISLGVDEAVLLSDKAFAGADTLATSYTLSMGIKKIGEFDLIICGKQAIDGDTAQVGPELAQMLNIPQICFVRKIVEIKNHTLIVERVLEDGYEVVETQLSALLTVVKEINEPRLPSLRGKLTSKKKEIIKWGAQELDVNPDDVGLTGSPTRVIRTFTPPPRKDRKILQGEVKDIVKELVCELKQRKIV, from the coding sequence ATGAAGATAATAGTTTGTATAAAACAGGTGCCTGAAACCTCTGCGGTAAGGATAGACCCAAACACGCATACTTTAATTCGCGAAGGGGTAAAATCTATCATCAATCCCTTTGATATGAATGCGATAGAAACGGCTTTGCAACTAAAGGAAAAGTATTCCGGAGAGGTAGTAGCTATTTCTATGGGACCACCACAGGCAGAAGAAGCCTTGCGCGAGGCTATATCACTTGGAGTAGATGAGGCGGTGTTATTGAGTGATAAGGCATTTGCGGGCGCAGATACATTAGCCACTTCTTATACATTATCTATGGGAATTAAAAAAATAGGCGAATTTGACCTGATAATCTGTGGCAAACAGGCAATAGATGGCGATACTGCCCAGGTAGGTCCTGAATTAGCCCAGATGTTAAATATTCCCCAGATATGCTTTGTTCGTAAGATAGTAGAAATAAAAAACCACACACTTATCGTTGAACGAGTATTAGAAGATGGCTATGAAGTCGTGGAAACTCAACTATCTGCTTTACTCACAGTCGTCAAAGAGATTAATGAACCAAGACTCCCTTCATTACGAGGCAAATTAACCTCTAAAAAGAAAGAAATTATTAAGTGGGGTGCACAAGAACTTGATGTTAACCCGGATGATGTTGGGCTGACGGGTTCTCCCACTCGAGTAATTCGCACATTTACCCCGCCACCTCGAAAAGATAGAAAAATCCTCCAGGGTGAGGTTAAAGATATAGTCAAAGAATTAGTCTGTGAATTGAAACAGAGAAAGATAGTATGA
- a CDS encoding phosphoribosylanthranilate isomerase, whose translation MTRIKVCGITSKTDAFMCIDAGVDILGFVFVGESPRKIAPEEAQRIINDIPSFVITVGIFVNRPENEVVKIAELCKLDRLQLHGEESPQYCASFNRKIIKAFRIRSSDDLTVIPGYKVSGYLLDSYEEERAGGTGRTFEWSLAQEATKFGPIILAGGLTPENVNRAISIVRPYAVDVSTGVEEKDTPGKKNKIKLTEFIRQVQNADSDIIIADKAKKLFEWEGEEVREKKGGFLFWKKK comes from the coding sequence ATGACCAGGATTAAAGTATGTGGGATAACAAGTAAAACAGATGCCTTTATGTGTATTGATGCGGGCGTAGATATTTTAGGATTTGTTTTTGTAGGGGAGTCTCCAAGAAAAATTGCACCTGAAGAGGCTCAGCGTATTATAAATGACATACCATCTTTTGTTATCACGGTGGGTATATTTGTGAATAGACCAGAAAATGAAGTTGTCAAAATTGCCGAGTTATGTAAATTAGATAGATTACAACTTCATGGGGAAGAATCTCCTCAATATTGTGCTTCTTTTAATCGTAAGATAATCAAGGCATTTAGAATTAGAAGTAGTGATGACCTCACTGTTATCCCCGGGTATAAGGTTTCGGGATATTTACTGGATAGCTATGAAGAAGAGCGTGCTGGTGGAACTGGTAGAACATTTGAATGGAGTTTAGCCCAGGAGGCAACTAAATTTGGACCGATTATCCTGGCAGGTGGACTTACTCCTGAAAATGTCAATCGGGCTATATCCATCGTTCGTCCTTATGCCGTTGATGTAAGCACGGGCGTAGAGGAAAAAGATACACCAGGGAAGAAAAATAAAATAAAATTAACCGAATTCATTAGACAGGTTCAAAATGCTGATAGTGATATTATTATCGCTGATAAGGCAAAAAAACTATTTGAATGGGAAGGGGAAGAAGTAAGAGAGAAAAAAGGTGGATTTCTGTTTTGGAAGAAAAAGTAA
- the trpB gene encoding tryptophan synthase subunit beta, with protein MLPDKYGHFKAKDNFFGGKFVPETLMSALEELESNYLKTKNDTEFQTQLDYYLKVYAGRPTPLYFAQRLTEKLNSAKIYLKREDLCHTGAHKINNTLGQVLLAKYMGKPRVIAETGAGQHGVATATAAAMFGLQCEVYMGTEDVHRQALNVFRMKLLGAKVHPVESGSKTLKDAINEAIRDWVTNVRTTHYVIGSVVGPHPYPMMVRDFQAIIGQETREQILKLEGRLPDYLLACVGGGSNSIGLFYPFFKDKKVKFIGIEAAGKGLNTEFHAASLQAGSPGVLHGSLSYVLQDKNGQITPTHSVSAGLDYPGVGPEHSYYKETGRAEYVGVTDDEALESFQILAQTEGIIPALESAHAIAYAKKLAQRLNKDEIIVINLSGRGDKDVETVSKILNEEVD; from the coding sequence ATGTTACCAGACAAATATGGACATTTCAAAGCTAAGGATAATTTTTTCGGGGGAAAGTTTGTTCCTGAAACCTTGATGTCTGCATTAGAAGAATTAGAGTCAAATTATCTTAAGACTAAAAATGACACTGAATTCCAGACTCAACTTGACTACTACCTGAAGGTTTATGCAGGCAGACCAACACCATTATATTTTGCTCAAAGGCTAACAGAAAAACTTAACTCTGCAAAAATTTATTTAAAGCGAGAGGATTTATGTCACACTGGCGCTCATAAGATAAATAATACCTTAGGACAGGTGCTTCTGGCTAAATATATGGGGAAGCCACGCGTCATTGCGGAAACTGGGGCAGGACAACATGGTGTAGCCACAGCAACGGCAGCCGCTATGTTTGGATTACAATGTGAAGTTTATATGGGGACCGAGGATGTCCACCGCCAGGCGTTAAATGTCTTTCGGATGAAACTCTTAGGGGCTAAAGTTCATCCAGTAGAATCAGGAAGTAAAACTTTAAAAGATGCCATCAATGAGGCTATCCGTGATTGGGTCACAAATGTTAGAACAACCCATTATGTCATAGGCTCGGTCGTTGGACCGCATCCATACCCAATGATGGTGCGGGATTTTCAAGCAATAATTGGTCAGGAAACCAGAGAACAAATCCTTAAATTAGAAGGTCGTCTGCCAGATTATCTATTAGCCTGCGTTGGTGGTGGAAGTAATTCGATAGGTCTATTTTACCCATTTTTTAAAGATAAAAAGGTGAAATTTATAGGCATTGAAGCCGCCGGTAAAGGACTTAATACAGAATTTCATGCCGCATCATTGCAAGCAGGTAGCCCTGGGGTTTTACATGGTAGCCTCTCTTATGTGCTTCAGGATAAAAATGGTCAGATTACTCCAACTCACTCTGTCTCTGCAGGATTAGATTATCCAGGGGTAGGACCAGAACATAGCTACTACAAAGAGACTGGTAGAGCAGAATATGTTGGAGTGACAGATGATGAGGCACTGGAGTCATTCCAGATTTTAGCCCAAACAGAAGGAATAATTCCAGCATTAGAATCTGCTCACGCCATTGCCTATGCAAAAAAATTAGCCCAAAGACTAAATAAGGATGAGATTATTGTAATTAATCTCTCTGGTCGGGGAGATAAAGATGTAGAAACAGTATCAAAAATATTAAATGAAGAGGTAGATTAA
- the trpA gene encoding tryptophan synthase subunit alpha gives MSNRIDLKFQELKAKKQKALITFITAGDPSFELTYELVLKLEKSGADIIELGVPFSDPLADGPVIQASSERALKNKTSLTKVLDLVKVLRNISQIPIVLLSYYNPIYKYGVSQFVKDASFVGVDGVIIPDLPPEEAEELRDEAQSKNLATIFLLAPTSTSKRIKLISRTSSGFIYYVSLTGITGMREKLEGTLEDVLRQIRLITNKPIAVGFGISTKEHVHKVTSIADAAIVGSAIVNLIAKHEKDLNLVNLVGDFVSNLSSGKYQ, from the coding sequence TTGAGCAATAGGATTGACTTAAAATTTCAAGAACTTAAGGCAAAAAAACAGAAGGCATTAATTACATTCATTACGGCAGGTGACCCCAGTTTTGAACTTACTTATGAATTAGTGCTCAAATTAGAAAAAAGTGGGGCAGATATAATTGAACTTGGCGTGCCTTTCTCCGACCCATTAGCGGATGGACCGGTAATTCAAGCCTCATCAGAACGGGCATTGAAGAACAAAACATCTCTGACAAAGGTACTGGATTTAGTCAAAGTCCTTCGCAACATTTCTCAGATTCCCATCGTGTTACTTAGTTATTATAACCCTATTTATAAATACGGGGTATCTCAATTTGTCAAAGATGCAAGTTTTGTTGGTGTAGATGGTGTGATTATCCCTGATTTACCACCAGAAGAGGCAGAAGAATTGAGAGATGAAGCTCAATCAAAAAACTTAGCCACTATATTTTTGTTAGCACCGACAAGCACATCAAAGAGAATAAAATTGATTAGTCGAACATCCAGCGGATTTATCTATTATGTTTCCTTAACAGGAATAACAGGTATGCGTGAAAAATTAGAAGGAACATTAGAAGATGTTTTAAGGCAAATTCGACTAATAACGAATAAACCTATTGCCGTGGGATTTGGCATATCAACAAAAGAGCATGTGCATAAGGTTACCTCGATAGCAGATGCCGCTATTGTCGGCAGTGCAATCGTTAATCTTATAGCTAAACATGAAAAAGACCTCAATCTGGTCAATCTCGTAGGCGATTTTGTCTCAAACTTATCTTCCGGGAAATATCAATAA